The Staphylococcus simiae genome includes the window ATCTTCAATTTCCTTGTTATCAAGCATGTTTCTAACATTATCAATTGGAATTTTATATAATTCAACAAATTCATCGTCGTCTAAATTTAACGTTCCTTCTATTAATTTATCAGTAAAATATATAGATAGTTTCTCATTACAAAATCCAGGAGAACCATACATGTCAGTAATATGTACTAATTCATTTGTTTTGTATCCTGTTTCTTCTTCTAATTCTCGTTTGGCTGCTTCTTCTCTTTCTTCTTGATGTTCTAATTTACCAGCAGGAATCTCTAATAAAGTTTGCTCAACAGCTTTACGATATTGTTTTACTAACAATACTTCATTATTCGGTGTTACAGCACAAATTGCGACTGCGCCATTATGATAAACTAACTCTCTAGTCGATGTTTGACCATCTGGCAACTCAACTTTGTGTACTTCTAAATCAATAATATGTCCATTATAAATCACTGTGCGATCAATTGTTTTTTCTTCAAAAGACATTTATAATCACGTTCCTTTAATTTTATTTTATTAATTGATAAACTAGCATTGTTAGTTAAAGTGTATCGAAAGGAGAACATTCATGCAAAAAAATATATTAAA containing:
- a CDS encoding NUDIX domain-containing protein yields the protein MSFEEKTIDRTVIYNGHIIDLEVHKVELPDGQTSTRELVYHNGAVAICAVTPNNEVLLVKQYRKAVEQTLLEIPAGKLEHQEEREEAAKRELEEETGYKTNELVHITDMYGSPGFCNEKLSIYFTDKLIEGTLNLDDDEFVELYKIPIDNVRNMLDNKEIEDAKTVIALQYLLLNYNHSK